A genomic window from Silene latifolia isolate original U9 population chromosome Y, ASM4854445v1, whole genome shotgun sequence includes:
- the LOC141631494 gene encoding secreted RxLR effector protein 161-like, whose translation MGELEFFLGLQIQKTSEGIMIHQLKYIKELIRKFGMENSHTLATPMVTDKKLTKDEDGYSDADYAGCSVDRKSTSGITMFVRPCIISWGSKKQNSVDVFTAEAEYIAAALHSCTKHIDIGHDFLREQVEKKNIKLKFCSTGKQWTDILTKALAREYFETLRWADKEDYQDLGEYVEGVCDGVRG comes from the exons atgggagaactcgaGTTCTTCCTAGGACTTCAAATTCAAAAGACTAGTGAAGGCATTATGATCCACCAGctaaaatacatcaaggagctaatcaggAAATTTGGTATGGAAAACTCTCATACTTTGGCCACCCCAATGGTTACAGATAAGAAGTTGACCAAAGATGAAGatg ggtattcagatgcagactaTGCTGGTTGTTCAGTTGATAGAAAAAGTACATCTGGCATAACTATGTTTGTTAGACCATGTATTATCTCTTGGGGGTCAAAAAAACAAAATTCAGTTGACGTATTTACTGCTGAAGCTGAATATATTGCTGCTGCCTTG CACTCGtgtactaagcatatagacattggACATGATTTCTTACGAGAACAAGTAGAAAAGAAGAACATAAAACTTAAATTTTGTAGTACTGGAAAACAATGgactgacattttgacaaaggcGTTAGCTAGAGAATATTTTGAGACTttgcg atgggcagacaaagaggactatcaagaccttggagaaTATGTTGAGGGTGTGTGTGATGGAGTTCGGGGGTAG